The Kordia sp. SMS9 DNA window TTGTGTGTTTTTTTTCTGTTTGTAATAAATAAGACCGATGTTGTTTAAGACTTCTAATTCTTTGGATAAATCAGCATTTTTCGAATAAAATCCCAAGGCTTTCTTGTAATAATGTAAAGCTTTTTCTAAGTCTTGAAAACCGTCATAAACTATTGCAATACTGTTGTGCATAGCCGCTAAATTTTTGGGACTTAATTTAGATTTTACATCCTTGACCGCGTTTTTTTCAATACTACTTTTGTGACTTTCTATTTTTTGTAAATCAGCATTACTCTCATCCAAATCGAAGGTACTTTGGTATTTTTTTGCATACGTTAGTATGATACTAAATCGAAGTATATTTTCATATTTTAATTTCTGAGAAGGTTTGTTTAAAAAGCCCGACTCTAAAAAGGATATTGATTTGTGATAATCGCCTTTGTTTCTTTCTATTTTACCTAAAACTCGATGTGCTTTATTGGTAAACTCATCAATTCCATGATCGTTTATAATTTCTTCTAATAAAGCGTATCGTTTTTGTGGTTTTTCCTGTTTATTGTATATAGCTGCTAACTTGTACCTACTTTCATTTAAGTTTTCTAAGTTTTTATATTTTTTTCTAATTTTTACTGCTTTTTGTATGTAGAAAAACGCTTTATCATACTTTTTTTCCTCGTAATGCGAATTTCCAAGTGCATGATAAAGCGTTCCTAAACCTTCTGTTTCTACTAAAGTATCTTGTTGTTGAAGTATGATTTTAAAGCCTTCTTTTTTTACTTTTATATTTTGTATTTTTTGTACACTGTCTATTTTAAATGCAAGCACATTTTGTGCGTTTGAAAAGCATACAAAGCACAAACAGTTTAGTAATAAAAGGACACGAAAAAAAACCATTTTTATGATAAAAGTAGACATTATTTGTTAATCATCTATAGGAATATAGCTATTATATACAGTATCCATATACGTAAAAGTTCCAGTTTCAGGATCTATAATTTCTTCTCCAGTTTCCCGATCGCGCAGGCGAATAAAAGACTCCGTAACAGGAAGTCCAAGAGCAGCTACTCTGTCTACCATTGGCAAATCTGATATGATATCTAAATCAATTATTTCAGCTACTTTTATTACAATTTGTGGCGCTGCAAAAGAGGTTCCTTCTACAGAAGATGTATAAAAAGATATTTCTTCTCCTTTGGCATAAAAATCGACACCATTACTTCCATAATTTGAAAAAGCAGAAGCAATTCCTAATATTTCATTATACGAACCTACAGAAATGACATTTGGTTGCGGAAATGATGATGGATAATGCAATATTTCTTCATTATTAGTTCCGTTATTTCCAGCAGAAGCAACCACAATTACATCAGTATACGTTTCTATTAAGTTTTCAAAAATGGTATTTCCAAAATCACCAAAAGGATCGTTATACCAACCGAAACTCATGTTGATAATATCTGCAACTTCAAAAGCTCTCAACGTTCCACATATAGAATTGAAGTAACTTATTTTTCCATGCTTGTTCGCAATTTTCATTGGCAATATTTGATGCTTTATGTTTTTGCCTTCTAACGCTTCATGGATTTGATTTGTTATAATACTTCCATGCATGTTAGGATCATCATCAAATGTATTGGCGTCTTTATTGACAAAATCCCAACCTGACAGCTCTTCTCCTATTGCAGTGTCTGCGGCATTGTACAAAAATTGAGTTGCTCCTCCTCCATCATTAAAAACGGTCAACCCTGTTGCCAATCCTGTATCTAAAATAGCAATAGTAATTCCGTTATTTGCAGGTTTAATATACGATGCATAACTTGTATCTGCGCCTGTTCCTGTTGCCGGATTGTCTACCTCAAAACCATAAGTAAATTCATAATCTACATTACCAACACCATGCGCTTCGCCATCTATTTCATCTTCAAT harbors:
- a CDS encoding S8/S53 family peptidase, which gives rise to MRNIQKLIAFVFVFIACSCTTDDTFIDSESTVVSKNNNANATQGIPPNNMPVYSQDELIIQYKPGTPEAMKASIRVRHGINPSLTIFMQGFGIYEICRCNNQDIEKWIFPNGTIGIEPKKGVIEDEIDGEAHGVGNVDYEFTYGFEVDNPATGTGADTSYASYIKPANNGITIAILDTGLATGLTVFNDGGGATQFLYNAADTAIGEELSGWDFVNKDANTFDDDPNMHGSIITNQIHEALEGKNIKHQILPMKIANKHGKISYFNSICGTLRAFEVADIINMSFGWYNDPFGDFGNTIFENLIETYTDVIVVASAGNNGTNNEEILHYPSSFPQPNVISVGSYNEILGIASAFSNYGSNGVDFYAKGEEISFYTSSVEGTSFAAPQIVIKVAEIIDLDIISDLPMVDRVAALGLPVTESFIRLRDRETGEEIIDPETGTFTYMDTVYNSYIPIDD